Genomic segment of Octadecabacter arcticus 238:
CACGTGGATACGGCTGAAGACCTGACCGTCTTTGATAATGCGCCGTGCCGTGCCGTTGCGCACTTTGGAAAATGGCCCACGACCGGGTCCGTAAATTCCTGCAAGTCGGAAAATATGAAGTGGCAGGCCGAGCAATTGCCAAGCCAATTCGGCGTCCACCCGCATCTGACCGCGTTTCGTAGACGGGCTGAGGGGCGTGTTCTCATCGACCCAGCCCCCGTCATGATCGCCGTAAACGCCTGTCGTAGACAGATAACCAACCCATTCAAATTGGTCGCGACGGTCAGCAATTTCGTCGCGCAATTCGTTAAGGACTGGATCGCCGGCCTCGGAAGGACCGGCAGAAATCAACAGGTGTGTTGCGGATTTAAGCGCTGGCGTGAGGTCCGCACCCGGCCAAATGCGCGGCTCGATCCCTTCTGCCATCAGCGCGGCGGCCTTATCTTCACTGCGAGTCGTTCCGATCACGCGCCAATCATCGGGCAAGAGCGTTGTAAGCGCGCGGGCTGAATAGCCGTGGCCAAAGGACAGGAGAGTTTTTGTCATGCCTCTTGGTCGCGCAAGATGTCGAGCGGTGCAAGGTGTGTTATGATCTAATCATGACAGATCATGATCTAAATCTAGAGGGCGCTTATGCGCTGAAGACGCCGCAGGATACCAAGCGGCTGTACGTAGCTTGGGCTGATACCTACGACGATTATTTCAGCGATGCGCAGGGCTATTTGATCCCGCGCGAAGTGGTGCGGGTTTACACCGGTGCAGGCGGGCGTGGTCGGCGATTTCAATGGGTCGACGGAACACTTTAGTCTTTAGCCAAAGATGGAGTGTAATACCAACGGCCGAATTAAGTGACCCTTGCCCATTCTCGATCTGTGATTGAACTTATTCGCTCTGGGTCGTTCGCAAAGAAGTTCCAAGCTTGTGCACATTTGTCGAGTATTTCGTCATAGGTGTCGAAGACTGTGATTGCGAGTTTATTGGCTCGCAGATAAGCCCAGACGTTTTCCATGGGGTTGAGTTCTGGTGAATACGGTGGCAGCTTAACGAGCGTAATTTTATCTGGCACCTGTAAACAATTTGCGCCATGCTACCCCGCCCCATCAACAATCAGCAAGGCATGTGAGCCGGGTGCGACAGCTTTTGCGATCTCATCAAGATGCAGCCCCATAGCCTCGGCGTTGACGTAGGGCAGGACGAGACCTGCGGCGGTACCACGTGCGGGACAAGCGGCACCAAAGATATAACTCCATTTGAAGCGTATATCACGGGGTGCGCGCGGGCGAGTTCCACGCTTGGCCCATTTACGGGTGAGTGTCCCCTGTTGTCCAACGCGGGCTTCATCTTGGAACCATACTTCAAGAGGCTTCCCCTTTGCATGTTCTGGCAGAGTATCGTTTACGAGGCTCGCAAAGTTTTTTTAAAAGCCTGCTGCGCTTCGCGATCAGTTTTCGGATGCTCTGGACGCACAGACAGGCGGCGAAAGCCATGCTTGGTTAGATATTTCCCAATCGTACGCACATGCAGTTTCACGTCGAACTCCTCTTCAACACGAGCCTGCAAGTCGACACAACGCCATCGTACTACGCCATCTTTTACTGGGTCGGGCCCGGCCTCCACCCACGCCACAAATTGCGCCTGTTGCTTGGGCGACAACCGTGGTTTTGCCCCCTTGCCATTCCGATCCGATAACCCCTCAATGCCTTCTGCGTTAAAGCGATGCGCCCAATCCCGAAGTGTTTGTCGATCCATACCACTGCTGCGGGCAGCCGTTTCACGATCCACCCCATCAAGCACCAGCGCTATGGCCAGTAGTCGCCGTACAACCCGCCCATCCTTGGTTCGCTTTGCCGCACGGCGCAAATCTTTCGCAGACATATCCGTGCGCGTAATTTTTATGGCTCCACCCATGAGCACCTCCCAATCTATGGAGGTCATTGATTCAGAGTTTACCAAAAATTAAAACCAAAAAAATGAGTCAGATATTCTGGCCGCTGGTATAAGTTATGGCCTATCGTCGCCGCGTATTTTTCACGGACAAGCAGAAGTCGGAGATTTGGGACCCTCTCAGCGATGCTGAGCATCGCCTGCCGGGCAGTGGATGGCAACGTGGAGAGTCGATGAGCTCGATTGGCCGTGTGTTTGATCGGGGGTCATCATCAATTTACCCGCTGTTTGAGCGGACTGGCAGCATCCGTCCTGCGGACCGCATCAGGTCGCGGCTTGCTCTAACCCCGATCGATCGAGAGGAGATATCGAGGGGCCTTCGAGCGCAGGTGTCCCTGCGGTCTATCGCACGAAGTTTGAAGCGATCAGCCTCCACAATCAGCCGTGAAGTCCGGCGCAACGGAGGGATCAAAGACTATCGTGCCGCGCCTTCAGATGTCGCAGCCTGGGATCGCTCTCACCGCCCGAAGCTGTGCAAGCTGGCAGGCAACGCCTATCTCTGTCCACTGCCCGGCAACACATGCTTGCATGTGTGAGAGGGGGCGATATCGACTAAGCTGATCCGCATGTGGTCCCCGCAACAAATCGCAGGTTGGCTGATGCGAGAACATCCCGATGATGAGAACAAGCGCGTTTCTCACGACGATCTGCCGAAGCTTTTTTATCCAAATTCGTGGCGTACTTTAGAAGGAGAGGCCTCTGCATAAGTCTGGGATTCCCCTGAAGGTTTAATTTTGCTATTTTAAAGCCATGCAGAAGCCATTTTCCACCCAACCCGAACTCTTCATTACCAGCGCTGATCTTGAGCATGCGAGCCTGCAAGGGTTGGACGGTGCCGAGGCGATTTTGGACTGGGTAAAGCTCGAACAAATCATGGCCGAAATCTATGCCAGCAAGACTGGCCGTCCGAGCTATCCATTGCTGACTTTACTCCGCGCGTCATTGCTGGGCATCTGATATCGCTTGAGTGATGCTGAGCTGGCTCTGTCCCTGTTTCGCGATCTGTTGTTCAGGAAATTCTGTCACCTCGAATTGGGTGGGGATGTCCCTGACGCCACTACCATTGGGCGCTTTCGGGCGAGGTTGATGGAACTGGGCCTGTGGGAGGTTTTACTGGGCGAAGTGAACCGCCAACTTGAAGCAAAACATATCATCATGACTGAAGGTCGCATCAATATCATCGATGCCACTCCGGTTGAAGCGGCGCAGTCGGGGTACGGCAAAGACGCCAATGATGAACCCACGCGCGACAAGGATGCGGGCTGGCACGTAAAGGCCGACAGTCGCGGTAATATAAAGTCCACCTACGGCTACTCGGTCCACACTGGCGTCGACGAAGATGGCTTCATCCACCGCCAAACGGTCACACCAGGCAATGCCCATGACAGTACCGAACGGGACACGCTATTGCTGGGCGACGAGGCAGCGCTTTACGCGGATGCCGCCTATTCTTCGCAAGCCACACGCGAAAAATTGGCGCAGTTTGGTATTGATGATCAAGTGCAGCGCAAGGGCTATCGGGGCCACCCTTTGTCCAAAGCGGATTTGGTCCGCAACAAAGAGATTGCCGTGATCCGCTCCGGCGGCGAGCGCCCCTTTGCCACCTATAAATCCCGCTATGGATTGGCTCGAACGCGGCTGAGGGGGCTGGCTAAAAACCTGACCCTGTTCGGCCTGGCAGCCATCGCCCATAATATCGCGAAGGGGGCAAAGTTCTTGGCGCTCTACGGCCTGCCAGACCGGAACCCACTGGATAAGTGCGACCAAAATCAAAAAATAACGCCTGAAACCCAACGCTACAGACACCTAAGAGCGTAAACACAGGCAGCTTTTGGAAACACATGACCAACGGGAACCCAAACAACAGGTTATGCTGAGGTCTCAAGGAATTACTAGCGCATCTACGGGCAACGCGGGCCATCCGCCGATCTCGCCATGCCACCATGAAGCGTAGTGGTCTGGGCCAACCTCCCGGTGATTGCTGCGCAATCGCCTGCCGGTCAATGGTTCAACGACGCAATATCGATCCTTGACAGGCCAGCCGAGGTGGAAGATCGGGCCGTGCCTGGTCATTGGGAGGGTGAGCTCATCGCAGGATCTGGCAACAGCTTCATCGCAACATTGGTCGAACGGAGCACGCGCTACGTGATGCTGGCAAAGGTTGGCAACAAAGACAGCCACAACGTCATTCAGGCGCTGATCAAGTAGCCCCGTAAGCTGTCCAAAGAGCTGTATCGCTCCCTGACTTCGGACCGTGGGTCGGAGATCGCTGGGCATCCTTGGGCTTTGGGCCCGCATGACAAGACAAGGTTAGGAAGAGACACATGGAAGATACCATTGGGATCGACATTTCGAAAGACACATTGGACGCTTATTGGTTGTCCTCGCGAGAGCACAGGCAGTTTTGCGATGACAAAGCTGGCGCTAAGGCACTCGCATTTTGGGCGAGAAAAACAGAAGTTTCCCGCGTCATTTTTGAAGCAACAGGCATTTATCACAGGTGCATCGAAACGGGCTTGGCTCAACACGGGATCAGCTTTGCACGGGTCAATCCGCGTCAGGCCCGCCGGTTCTGCGAAGGTGAGCGATTTGGTCGCCATCGGTTCAAGACTAATCGCGAACGGCCGGCTGGCCAAAACGGACCGGGTGGACGCTGCGCTATTAGCCAAAATGGGCGCACTTCTGGAATTGAGAGCAGACCAACCCAAAAGCGAAACACTTCATGATCTCAAGCAGCTGGCAACAGCCAGGCTGGCATTGATCAAGGACCGGACCGCAGCAAAGGCACGACTTGCCGCAACGACGCACGTCTTGCCTTCCCAGCAGATCAAACGACGTCTGAAACAGATCGAACGTGACTTGTCGCAAGTTACCGAGGCAATCGATGCCATCGTTGCGGCAGACAAAGATCTCGCTGCACGCGCCGAGATTCTTACAAGCATTCCGGGCATCGCAAAGGTAACAGCCTGTGCGATATTAACCGAAATGCCCGAACTCGGACATTTGAGTGGCAAGAAAGCAGCGGCGCTGGCGGGCCTTGCACCCATATCGAGGCAATCGGGAAAGTGGCAAGGCAAGGAACGCATCCAGGGCGGTCGCGCCAGCGTCAGGCGCGCAGTCTATCTGCCAGCGGTTGTTGCTACACGCTTCAATCCAGACATGAAGGCAAAATACGAACATCTGATATCGACTGGGAAATGCAAGAAGCTGGCGATCACAGCCGTTATGCGAAAGCTGATTGTCACCGCAAATGCCCTTCTACGGGATCAGCGAAAATGGGGCGAATATCCAGCTTGACCAATACGGATACTCAGTGAATGCGTATCGACTGCCGAGCGAGGGACGAATGGTTCTTTCGTTTCGTCATTTGGGATCACTTCTTTCACAAGTTGATCCACCTTAACTACTGGTCCGAAATCCTGCGACCACCTCTGTCAGCATTGGGCCGATTGATGCGCTTGATCTGTCGGAAGACATGTTGCGCGTCGCCAAGGGCAAAGGTGTTTACCGCAACTTGATCGCAGCTGACGTGACTGAGCCATTGGGCTTGACCGGATATCGCGGAATCGTAAGTGCGGGCACATTTACCTTGGGCCATGTTGGACCCGAGGGAATTTTGCCGCTTCTGGAGATTGCTGAGAAGGGGTGTCTGTTCGTCATTTCAGTCAACGCGCAGCACTACCAAAGTGTAGAATTTGAGGTGCTATTCGCCAAGATAGACCCACAAATTGTCGACCTTACATTTGAAGACGTGCGCACCTACAGCGACAAGGCCGACCTGTCACATCGCTACGACATCGCACGTCTTGTCCAATTCAAAAAGGCTTGAGGGCTTGCCATAATGGTGGTCATGAAGGATGGTTGCTCATGGATAAAATACTGCTTCTCAACGGCCCGAATCTGAACCTTTTGGGGCAACGCCAGCCAGAGATTTATGGCTCTGAAACGCTCGACGATGTTGTGGCGTCTTGCACCGCATTGGGCGTTGAACTGGGGCTGGACGTTCATGCGCGCCAATCCAACCACGAAGGCGTGCTGGTGGACTGGATCCAAGAAGCGCGCGGAGTCGCGGTAGGCATTATCATTAATCCCGCCGCGTTAAGCCATACGTCCGTGTCGATTCTGGATGCGCTGAATGTCTTCGAGGGTCCGGTGATGGAAGTGCATATTTCCAATATCCACAAACGCGAACGATTCAGGCACCATTCCTACGTATCGGGCCGCGCAGACGGTGTGATTGCGGGCTTCGGGACAGATGGTTACGGATTTGCCCTTCGGCGGATAAAGACGCTTTTGGCCTAGCGGCCCTTCCAGACGGGATCCCGTTTTTCCGTAAACGCACGTGCGCCTTCAAGCTGATCATCGCTGGAATAGAGCCGATCTATCGACGCCAGTTGGCGTTTGGTGATGCGGTTCATCGTGTCTTGGAATTTCGAATCCTCAGCGTCGCGCACGACGTCTTTTATCGCGGCATAGACCAGCGGTGGGCCTGACGCCAACACCCGCGCCATATCCCAAGCTTGCGCCATCAGATCGGCGGCTGGGTAGGTGTGATTGATCAATCCCCAATTGAGCGCCTCGGTCGTGTCGAACCACCGACCTGTCAACAACAGCTCCATCGCGATGTGGTAGGGGATGCGTTTGGGCAGTTTTATGGACGCCGCGTCTGCGATAGTGCCGGACCGGATTTCAGGCAACGCGAATGTCGCGTGGTCGGCCGCGAGGATGATGTCGGCTGACAGCGCCAATTCCAATCCGCCGCCACAGCAAATGCCGTTCACTGCGGCGATGACGGGCTTGTTCATGTCGCGCAATTCTTGCAATCCCCCAAATCCACCGACGCCATAGTCCCCGTCAACCGCGTCACCGTCCGCTGCCGCCTTGAGGTCCCATCCGGGGCAAAAGAATTTCTCCCCCGCCCCCGTGAGGATTGCGACCCGTAGATCGGGGTCATCGCGAAAGTCGGCGAAAACCTCGCCCATAATTCTGCTTGTTGTCAGGTCGATTGCATTTGCCTTGGGGCGGTCCAGCGTAACTTCGAGGATCGCGCCCTCACGTCGTGTTCTGATCGGGTCAGTCATTGCATTTCCTTATCAAGGCGTCAGCGGCGACCGCACGGGTCTGGGTGAGGATGAACGGGTTCACTTCAACCTCTTCAATGGTGTCGAGGTTGGCAAGAACGTAGGATTGGATCGCCTCAACGGCATCAAGCAGCGCGTCGATGTTTCCAGCGGGCTGGTTGCGATATCCGTTGAGAATTTTCGCCAATTTCAGCCGGTTTAGTGTCTGTTTAAGGTGATCGCGGGACGCAGGTATTAGAATGGATGCGGTATCTTTCAGCAGTTCAGCAAAAAGTCCCCCAGCACCAATTGTGATGACAAACCCATGGGCTGGGTCCTTTACAACTCCGATGAGAATTTCTGCAACAGGGTCCGCAATCATCTCTTCAAGGATGAACGTGGTGGACGACATCTTTGCGCCAGCTTGGCGCACCGCGTCACCATTGGTCAGGGACAGCGCAACGCCACCCACCTCGCTTTTGTGGGCGACTCCGGTGGATTTAAGCACGAACGGGCCGTGTTGGATGTCGGCGTATTTGGCGAGCGTTTCGAGGTCGCCGGTCAAGAGCTTGGGGACTGTGACGCCTGCCATTTGCAAAGCGCGCTTTGCGTCTGCCTCAGATATCGTTTCGGCTGGCATTGATTTGCTCGGAACGATCAGGTCTGCTGGACTTGGTGCGCGCAGGTGAGCGGCTTCTGTCGCGGCCAAAGCCGCACGAATACCGCCCATCGGGATGATACCGCCTGCCATAAGGCGGCGTGCCACATGTTCGGGCATGAGTTCGGGCAGGGTCGAGACCATGGCAATTGTCCCACCTGTTGCGGCGCGGGTA
This window contains:
- a CDS encoding SDR family oxidoreductase encodes the protein MTKTLLSFGHGYSARALTTLLPDDWRVIGTTRSEDKAAALMAEGIEPRIWPGADLTPALKSATHLLISAGPSEAGDPVLNELRDEIADRRDQFEWVGYLSTTGVYGDHDGGWVDENTPLSPSTKRGQMRVDAELAWQLLGLPLHIFRLAGIYGPGRGPFSKVRNGTARRIIKDGQVFSRIHVADIAQTLAASIAQPNPGAIYNLCDDDPAPPQDVIAHAAELLGLPIPPEQDFANADLTPMARSFYAESKKVRNDRIKTDLGVKLTYPDYRAGLAALLAAETGNP
- a CDS encoding IS5 family transposase yields the protein MSDAELALSLFRDLLFRKFCHLELGGDVPDATTIGRFRARLMELGLWEVLLGEVNRQLEAKHIIMTEGRINIIDATPVEAAQSGYGKDANDEPTRDKDAGWHVKADSRGNIKSTYGYSVHTGVDEDGFIHRQTVTPGNAHDSTERDTLLLGDEAALYADAAYSSQATREKLAQFGIDDQVQRKGYRGHPLSKADLVRNKEIAVIRSGGERPFATYKSRYGLARTRLRGLAKNLTLFGLAAIAHNIAKGAKFLALYGLPDRNPLDKCDQNQKITPETQRYRHLRA
- the aroQ gene encoding type II 3-dehydroquinate dehydratase gives rise to the protein MDKILLLNGPNLNLLGQRQPEIYGSETLDDVVASCTALGVELGLDVHARQSNHEGVLVDWIQEARGVAVGIIINPAALSHTSVSILDALNVFEGPVMEVHISNIHKRERFRHHSYVSGRADGVIAGFGTDGYGFALRRIKTLLA
- a CDS encoding carnitinyl-CoA dehydratase — translated: MTDPIRTRREGAILEVTLDRPKANAIDLTTSRIMGEVFADFRDDPDLRVAILTGAGEKFFCPGWDLKAAADGDAVDGDYGVGGFGGLQELRDMNKPVIAAVNGICCGGGLELALSADIILAADHATFALPEIRSGTIADAASIKLPKRIPYHIAMELLLTGRWFDTTEALNWGLINHTYPAADLMAQAWDMARVLASGPPLVYAAIKDVVRDAEDSKFQDTMNRITKRQLASIDRLYSSDDQLEGARAFTEKRDPVWKGR